Proteins found in one Phycodurus eques isolate BA_2022a chromosome 18, UOR_Pequ_1.1, whole genome shotgun sequence genomic segment:
- the naga gene encoding alpha-N-acetylgalactosaminidase, translating into MLWTVLVLASGLLAATVALDNGLMRTPPMGWLAWERFRCDIDCERDPKNCISEKLFTDMADRLAEDGWRELGYVYVNIDDCWASMQRDERGRLQADPERFPGGIRRLSRYMHDRGLKLGIYGDLGTHTCGGYPGTPLEKIEVDAQTFADWEVDMLKFDGCYSNATEQERGYPRMSKALNATGRPIGYSCSWPAYQGGLPPKVNYGLLAKICNLWRNYGDIQDSWESMLNIVDWFFENQEVLIAAAGPGRWNDPDMLIIGDFGLSMEQSRSQMALWAIMAAPLFMSNDLRTIGSGARSILQNKMAISINQDGLGLQGRRILKEKSGIEVFWRPLSNEASTLVFFSRRNDMPYRYQTSLSKLNYTTGSYKVKDVFSGKTVTLKDSSSFVVSVNPTGVVMWYVSAPAKPKPLFRQFSREGRPRVLTPGDLANAIPPVFL; encoded by the exons ATGCTTTGGACGGTGCTGGTGTTGGCATCGGGGCTCCTTGCGGCCACTGTCGCCTTGGACAACGGCCTGATGCGGACCCCTCCCATGGGCTGGTTGGCGTGGGAACGCTTCCGCTGCGACATAGACTGTGAGCGTGACCCCAAAAACTGCATCAG CGAGAAACTGTTCACCGACATGGCCGACAGGCTGGCGGAGgacggctggagggagctgggCTACGTCTACGTCAACATCGACGACTGCTGGGCGTCCATGCAAAGGGATGAGCGGGGGCGGCTCCAGGCGGACCCCGAGAG GTTCCCAGGAGGAATCCGCCGGCTGTCGCGCTACATGCACGACCGGGGGCTCAAGTTGGGCATCTACGGCGACTTGGGGACACACACCTGCGGGGGCTACCCGGGCACGCCGCTGGAGAAGATTGAGGTGGATGCTCAGACCTTCGCCGACTGGGAGGTGGATATGTTAAAGTTCGACGGTTGCTATTCCAACGCCACAGAGCAGGAGCGTG GCTATCCTCGCATGTCCAAGGCTCTAAATGCGACGGGCCGTCCTATTGGCTACTCCTGCAGCTGGCCCGCCTACCAAGGTGGTCTGCCGCCTAag GTGAATTACGGTCTTTTGGCCAAGATCTGTAACCTGTGGCGTAACTACGGCGACATCCAGGACTCGTGGGAGAGCATGCTCAACATTGTGGATTGGTTTTTCGAGAATCAGGAGGTCCTGATCGCTGCAGCCGGGCCCGGGAGGTGGAATGACCCCGATATG CTGATCATTGGTGACTTTGGCCTCAGCATGGAGCAGTCACGGTCACAGATGGCTCTCTGGGCCATCATggccgcccctctcttcatgtCCAATGATCTCCGCACCATTGGAAGCGGGGCTCGCAGCATCCTGCAGAACAAAATGGCCATCAGCATCAACCAGGACGGTCTGGGCCTTCAGGGAAGACGGATTCTGAAG GAGAAGAGTGGGATTGAGGTGTTTTGGCGGCCCCTGTCAAACGAGGCCAGTACCCTGGTGTTTTTCAGTCGACGTAATGACATGCCGTACCGCTACCAAACGTCCCTCAGCAAGCTGAACTACACCACGGGCAGCTACAAG GTAAAAGACGTCTTCTCTGGGAAAACCGTGACGCTCAAAGACTCGAGCAGCTTTGTGGTGTCTGTGAACCCCACGGGCGTAGTCATGTGGTACGTCTCGGCACCGGCCAAACCGAAACCCCTCTTCCGCCAGTTCTCTCGAGAAGGCCGACCCAGAGTACTCACCCCGGGTGACCTCGCCAATGCCATCCCGCCTGTCTTCCTGTGA